In Deltaproteobacteria bacterium, a single window of DNA contains:
- a CDS encoding nucleotidyl transferase AbiEii/AbiGii toxin family protein translates to MNGGFESFLALPEQDRRDVFEAAAARLDTLPGYVEKDFWVCLVLDALFNRQPEGHPRLLFKGGTSLSKAFALIERFSEDIDLVVFRDGLGFEGERDPTVASGLSNKKRAALFKDLGAACRGYIRGALRTALASRIDELATDCQIVPDESHDGQTLFIEYPTLFPSSEVTYVAPRVKIEAGARSALDPSRECTITPYMANELPGWSFASGGLRVIAPERTYWEKLLILHGVHCGYRDAGRLPADKDRISRHYYDVAVITATEVGQSALVDTDLLDAVRNHNIVAFRQAWKRFEEAVPGSVRLVPQAELRAVIEQDYRAMQGMILGDCPDFRWVTDQLRHAEAAINGT, encoded by the coding sequence ATGAACGGAGGCTTTGAATCGTTCCTCGCCCTGCCGGAGCAGGACAGGCGCGATGTTTTCGAAGCGGCGGCAGCCCGCCTCGACACGTTGCCGGGCTACGTGGAAAAGGACTTCTGGGTTTGCCTTGTTCTCGACGCGCTATTCAACCGTCAGCCGGAGGGGCATCCTAGGCTGCTCTTCAAGGGTGGGACCTCCTTGTCCAAGGCCTTCGCACTCATTGAACGCTTTTCCGAGGACATCGATCTCGTGGTGTTCCGCGACGGTCTCGGGTTCGAAGGGGAGCGCGACCCGACCGTGGCGAGCGGCCTGTCGAACAAGAAGCGGGCCGCGCTGTTCAAGGATCTCGGGGCGGCGTGCCGCGGATACATTCGTGGGGCCCTGCGGACCGCTCTGGCAAGTCGGATCGACGAACTCGCAACCGACTGTCAAATCGTTCCGGATGAGAGCCACGACGGACAGACGCTGTTTATCGAGTATCCTACCCTCTTTCCAAGCAGCGAAGTCACCTATGTGGCCCCCCGTGTGAAGATCGAGGCTGGCGCGAGGTCAGCGCTTGACCCAAGCCGGGAATGCACGATCACTCCCTATATGGCCAACGAACTCCCGGGCTGGTCATTCGCATCGGGCGGGCTTCGCGTGATCGCCCCTGAGCGGACCTATTGGGAGAAGCTGCTGATCCTGCATGGCGTGCACTGCGGATACCGGGATGCCGGGCGCCTGCCGGCCGACAAGGACCGCATCTCGCGTCACTACTACGATGTCGCAGTAATCACGGCGACGGAAGTCGGCCAGTCGGCGTTGGTTGACACGGATCTGCTGGACGCGGTTCGGAACCACAACATCGTCGCCTTCCGGCAGGCCTGGAAGCGGTTCGAGGAAGCCGTTCCCGGATCGGTAAGGCTGGTCCCGCAAGCGGAACTGCGCGCGGTGATCGAACAAGACTACCGAGCCATGCAGGGCATGATCCTCGGTGACTGCCCGGACTTCCGATGGGTCACGGATCAGCTCCGACATGC
- a CDS encoding GMC family oxidoreductase, producing the protein MPEHYDVIIIGGGSGGCVAAARLSEDPRRKVLLLDAAPDPRPIPDVIQDSGARDRVWFESPWVDAFTVERPIDGSPFYPMAGKILGGGSSVNAMGWVWPIRHDMERWVAAGNSDWSWETVHGVLKRIEADQDFPDDPDHGHAGPVYVKRPFSLDSDLAPVIRAYIDGAAEMGISRLPDTNLPDPVGVGPGVCNIKDGVRQSAVVSHLDPARERPNLTIKAEAPVLGLTLSGSRVDGVRYEKDGRVHTDTAGQVVLAAGAYRSPQILMLSGIGPAAELERLGITVTHALEGVGGNFQDHATVHVTFEAVRDFEVDWTLPRLRLMARTPGAGYGDFSLTLRPPTKIEGVGSLLPLSLQLLEQAAPGRISLNSLDSRDFPAIETGMLKDPKDVEKTVAAMEFIRDLARTAPMREFYGAVRNPAPGEDWATFARSTYDSYQHASGTCRMGPADDPASVVDQRLRVHGLDNLWVADASVMPEVVRANTNATVYVIGERLAEFLSSAA; encoded by the coding sequence ATGCCCGAACACTACGACGTCATCATCATCGGCGGCGGCTCCGGCGGCTGCGTGGCCGCCGCCCGGCTCAGCGAAGACCCGCGCCGCAAGGTGCTGCTGCTGGACGCCGCGCCGGACCCGCGGCCGATCCCCGACGTCATCCAGGACTCCGGCGCTCGCGACCGCGTCTGGTTCGAGAGCCCCTGGGTCGATGCGTTCACCGTCGAGCGGCCCATCGACGGCAGCCCGTTCTATCCCATGGCCGGCAAGATCCTGGGCGGGGGCTCGTCGGTCAACGCCATGGGCTGGGTGTGGCCGATCCGCCACGACATGGAGCGATGGGTGGCGGCGGGAAATTCCGACTGGTCCTGGGAAACCGTCCACGGGGTTCTGAAACGGATCGAGGCCGACCAGGACTTCCCGGACGACCCGGACCACGGCCACGCCGGACCGGTCTACGTCAAACGCCCTTTCAGCCTGGACTCGGACCTCGCCCCGGTGATCCGGGCCTACATCGACGGCGCCGCGGAGATGGGCATTTCGCGCCTGCCCGACACCAACCTCCCCGATCCCGTGGGCGTGGGTCCGGGGGTCTGCAACATCAAGGACGGGGTACGCCAGTCCGCCGTGGTGAGCCATCTCGATCCGGCGCGGGAGCGTCCGAACCTCACCATCAAGGCAGAAGCACCGGTGCTGGGCCTGACCCTGTCCGGCAGCCGCGTGGACGGGGTGCGTTACGAGAAGGACGGCCGCGTCCACACGGACACCGCAGGCCAAGTGGTGCTGGCCGCCGGGGCGTACCGCAGCCCCCAGATCCTCATGCTGTCGGGCATCGGCCCGGCCGCCGAGCTGGAACGGCTGGGAATCACCGTGACCCACGCGCTGGAGGGCGTCGGCGGCAACTTCCAGGACCACGCCACCGTGCACGTGACCTTCGAGGCCGTCAGGGACTTCGAGGTAGATTGGACCCTGCCGAGGCTTCGCCTCATGGCGCGGACCCCGGGCGCCGGCTACGGCGACTTCAGCTTGACGCTGCGACCTCCGACCAAGATCGAGGGTGTGGGCTCGCTCCTGCCCCTGTCGCTTCAACTGCTGGAGCAGGCGGCGCCCGGCCGGATTAGCCTCAACAGCCTGGACTCCCGGGATTTTCCCGCCATCGAAACGGGCATGTTGAAGGATCCCAAGGACGTCGAGAAGACGGTGGCGGCCATGGAATTCATCCGCGACCTCGCCCGCACAGCGCCGATGCGAGAGTTCTACGGCGCGGTACGCAACCCCGCGCCCGGCGAGGACTGGGCGACCTTTGCCCGCTCCACCTACGACAGCTACCAGCACGCCAGCGGCACCTGCAGGATGGGACCGGCGGACGACCCCGCCTCGGTGGTGGACCAACGGCTGCGGGTCCACGGACTGGACAACCTGTGGGTGGCGGACGCGTCGGTCATGCCCGAGGTGGTGCGCGCCAACACCAACGCCACGGTCTACGTCATCGGCGAGCGGCTGGCGGAGTTCCTGAGCAGCGCGGCGTAG
- a CDS encoding DUF6088 family protein: protein MTGIADKIMQRVSIHDSGRWVCTPKDFMDLGSREAVDQALSRLTKAGRLRRVSHGLYDMPRISNVLNRPAPVDLDAAIAALARRDGVRIMPDGLVAANQLGLTNAVPAKVSYVTDGHSRTLKIDGRTVRFRHAGPSVMKWAGRPAAPVVQALRWLGPRAAADGGIVSTLNRHLPNDVKVDLLHNSRDLPGWALPLARSIASDQAVAV, encoded by the coding sequence ATGACCGGAATCGCCGACAAGATCATGCAGAGGGTATCCATCCACGATAGCGGAAGGTGGGTGTGCACACCGAAGGATTTCATGGACCTCGGCAGCCGCGAGGCCGTTGATCAGGCCCTGTCGCGTCTCACCAAGGCGGGACGGCTTCGCCGGGTGAGCCACGGCCTGTACGACATGCCCAGGATCAGCAACGTGTTGAACCGTCCCGCGCCCGTCGACCTGGATGCCGCCATTGCAGCACTGGCACGACGGGACGGTGTGCGGATCATGCCGGACGGCTTGGTGGCCGCGAATCAATTGGGCCTCACCAACGCAGTGCCTGCGAAAGTCAGCTACGTGACCGACGGCCACTCCAGGACGCTCAAGATCGACGGTAGAACCGTCCGGTTCCGGCACGCGGGTCCCAGCGTCATGAAGTGGGCGGGAAGACCCGCCGCGCCGGTGGTTCAGGCGCTGCGTTGGCTGGGTCCCCGCGCGGCCGCAGACGGAGGGATTGTTTCGACGCTGAATCGTCATCTTCCCAACGACGTGAAGGTCGACCTGTTGCACAACAGCCGCGATCTGCCCGGCTGGGCATTGCCGTTGGCGCGCAGTATCGCGAGCGACCAAGCCGTTGCCGTATGA
- a CDS encoding DUF433 domain-containing protein: MNWREHITVDPEVCHGRACITGTRVLVTTILDNLAAGLDSEEIAKSYPSIKKESVQAAVSYAAELAKERTVSLSE; encoded by the coding sequence ATGAACTGGCGAGAGCACATTACCGTCGATCCCGAAGTCTGCCATGGGAGAGCCTGCATTACCGGCACGCGAGTCTTGGTCACCACCATCCTGGACAATTTGGCAGCAGGCTTGGATTCAGAGGAAATCGCCAAGAGCTATCCTTCCATCAAAAAAGAGTCTGTGCAGGCAGCGGTGTCCTACGCCGCGGAGTTGGCCAAGGAGCGAACGGTATCACTATCCGAGTAG